The following nucleotide sequence is from Megalops cyprinoides isolate fMegCyp1 chromosome 6, fMegCyp1.pri, whole genome shotgun sequence.
AGACTGTTCACCTTAATAAAATCACAGTGAAAGTTCTGCTTTAAAAAGATTTTACACACTTGACTAAAgctaacattacattcacatattGTGGCTCAGCACTACTGTATACTTGTCCACATGCACAGAGAAGGACTTGCTTTAGCAATTTAGAAATAAGACATGAGCTGCAACAATGCAAGATTTTACAAGGAACAGAAGTCTCATATTTCAGAGTATCACTTGAGTCGTACTAATGCAAGACTTCAGTGGAAGCAAACATGGCGGCAGTGCTAGAAAGTTTGTCAGACAGCATCTGTTAATTTCACAGGGAAATTGATGATATTGCCCAGTATATTTGTGGTTAAACATGTTGCCAGTTAGCAATGTGCTTGTACCCTGGTTGAACCCTTCAGTAATACATCAATACAACTgccacattttaacaatgtacATATCTACTACAACATACTTTTAGAgtatattaataacatttacaCAGTATATAATTAGTATAACAACGCATTGATACAGCACATAATCATAGCTCTGTTAGTACTACAGAGTACATGACTAGCACAACATGACTACCGTCTTACCATCTGGTAGTAGGAGACAAGTGACAGCACGGGTTCTGATTGGTTGACCCTACACATCCGCTTACACACCTCTGGGTCCGCATCAGTCTGTGGACGGCAAAACAACACTGTCACTCAGCATGACAACAACATAACCCTTCAAAACAATATTGCCGCTAACCATGACAATACGGCGTCTGACCCAGACAATACCGGTGGTAACCATGACAACACCACGGCTCATGCAGACAACGCCATCAGCAAACGTATTAACACAGCTGACCACCTGGAGAGTTCATGGATTTCTCACCAGAATCTGCAGCAGCTCTTCTAGGTAGCAGGCGATGAGGGCGTGGTCTTCATAGAGCGCCCAGCTGCGCTGCTGTGCATCCTCACGGTGTCGGGCCAGGTCTCCAAAGATCACCTCCAGACGCTGCTCATCATGACACACCTGGCCTTGGGGCAGACCTGCGCTCAGGTCCTaaggggtcaggacagcagtctCAATGTCAGCTCTATGGAAAGCACAATTACATCTGCAATGTGTCAAAAATACAACATGGACCTTGCTACCCAATAATGACAGGGAAGGCTCACTGACCTTACTCTCAACCAATGAGAGGAGAACTTGTTCCAAGGCAGGAGCTGCCTGCGGCAGGGTGGTCTGCAGGTGACCCACAACCACGCCCACCGCCACACGTGACAACTCGTAACTCAGATTAGTGTTCTTACGGACTAGTTCTATCAGCTCCGCCCCTATTGTCATGGGAACATCTGCAGCGTGGGATGGGCTGGCAGAGGGGCTGGCggagacagggggtggggccaggGGGCACGCCTCTTCTGACTGATCCTCAGAGTTAGactgtgaggagggggggggttggggctgtGGGGCTGGGCCCTTTTTAGGAGGAGTAGGATTGGCTGGAGGCTGGGGGGAGTCGGAGCAGGACTgggcagggggaggtgggggcggggccttAGCACGGCTAGGTACTGGAGGCGGGGTGCTGGCGACACTAGGAAGGCTGAcgtctgaagacacagctgagTGGGAAGAGCCGGAGTCCAGGGAGGCAGAGCTGACTGAGGGGGAGGGTCCAGCACTCGAGGGAGGGACAGTCCCAGGGCCAGCAGAGGCAACTCTGCTGTTTGTCACCTCTGGTTCTACAAGGAGAAGAACACAGGAGTAAGAAAGAATtcctgcaaaaacaaacactgattAATCCTGAGTAAATTCAAATGCTGATGTAACACAAATTGACATTTaactacattaaaattaaactaaaagAAACCTCTGATTGGACTAGAAATAAGGAAGGAGAAGCAAATAAAAAGTCATTCCTACCCAGCCATCAAGAAAAAGAACAATTGGCAATACAGGGCAATAAGCATCAAATAACTACAAAAGTACAACAGAGGAATTCaaaataagaaattaaattgggggggggggggggggggaataaataTTCATCAAACAGTCTCCTATTTGACAGTCTTCAGTCCTCAGCTCGTcagcaaacaaaccaaaaagacTCTGCATTTTAAACTAGTTATCAACAGAATTTGATCGCTAACAGTAAGTGTAGCACAGGTTTTTTAATCTCCCTTTGTATTTTTGACTAATTCCAATCTTTGAAAGAGGAATATGCTTCATATCATATTCTACAACAAGTTATCCAAATGTGAGCCACCTCAAATATTCTTAAATGGAACTTGATAGGTCAGTCACTTAGCGAATTATTCATTAGTTCACAAAACTGCCTGTGTTGATGAAGTTCACATGAAATGTAGAGTCCAAGGAAGAGGAGGTGTACAGTCAGAGTATGTGAGGTGTAATCTTATCAGGTATGGTAAGGAGTAAGAGTATGTGAATACAGACTCAGAGCAGGTGAGGTGTTGGTTCTAACCTTGGGGTCTGCCCCTGCGTTTCTCTGGGGGAGGAGGCGTTATGGGTGCAGCGCGGCGAGGCTGGGGCGGCACCTGCAAAACATAAAGCAGACAGTCAATTTTGAAGGCACCAACGAGAGGCTTCATTTGAACAGGCCTGTATCAGAAAGAGAGATTCCCCGTGGGTGAGTGTGGGCCCCTTTGTAAACAAAGCCTTTGCCcatctgcattaaaatgtgttttttgtggtaaatgtgtttttattacacaGAAATAACTTCTTGGTAGCAATTTGATGAGGTTCTGAGTAATGCTGGTAAGGAAGAAGGAAGTAGCTAAATATTCTGATGaaatgagggagagaagcaAACAGCTGCTAAAAGACAAACATATTACAATAATACGAGATTTATAgcaataaataagtaaaatacatttaatattacaaGATACATTAAGATCTACAAACTGAGAATAAGaacattatttacagtttttataattaattataaaaacaatatcaatatataCTAGGGACTCAAAGCATGCATGGATAAATTGCACAGGAATTTTagctgcatatttaaaacagcacGCAATAACAGTCAATTACTGCtctgttattattaatacaaaACATGGAGTGCTCAATTGTGCATTTAGATGTGTTAAGTTTTTTGGTTTTACACTCAATGTATCTTGTTTCTTAAATTCACAAACATGGTGAGTTTgttcatcatttcaaaacattctcaattcatatatatacagtgAATTCAAAAagtatgtgtacattttgttttgttttggttctaCACTGCAGCATTTTGGATTTGAAATTATACAAAGACTGGGATTAAAGTGCATACTGTCAGGTTTAATCTGAGGTCATTTTCATCCTTACCGGATAAACAGTTTAGGAATTATAGCCCATTTTGTGCACAGGCTCCCTATGTTAGGGCAAAACAAGTATTTTGACAGATTAACATTAGGAAATACTTTACCCAGACTCCCATTCCAGAACTGTACAAAAAAGTGTGGTGTTCTGTTTGCATTCAAGGCAGTTAGACACCATATATATATCATTAGGAGCGCCACATCTATCATTAACAGTGCACTTCATTAACTCCGAATGGAAACAAAGCACAAGAGGCACTGCCTGAGCATTTGGTGTCTGTTGGTTTATTGTTGCCAGTTTTGCTTACAGCTGGCAGAAAATGTGGGACCTACAAAAAGCACAATTAGAGATTTGTCTGACACAGCATTCTCTGATCACTGTAGAATATATTTTCTCTCAATGATAATAACAAGGGAATGGATTTATATAGCACTTAACTTTGGACTGCAGCTCACAATTTTCTCAAATATCACAACAGAGACCAAATGAGTAATGACAATTGTCCTATGATGTGGCTGATGAGCCAACATTGTAAACAACTGGGGAGCTGGTAACAGATGTGAATGTAACCTTTGGTGATCAGGTACGGCATTGCCGATGTTTGGTGTCATCATCCATCCACACACCCCTACTCAGTGTATACACTGCTCTCCCAATGGGTTCAGCTGGTAAGTGTTAGGTGTTTTACAATCCAAAGATGACAGAGGgctgtgacggagtgccgtccCCACGGTTGAGTATGtactctgactgccataccaacgagcctggctctttggcgtcgcggtcaaagtggcatggttggtgCCCCGTAGCcccgggtttgaggccaggtggggtgactgctctcgcccttcgctacaaatggtatcagcagtgggatggctggctggctgcgaggccatcggaggcgtgcccagtgtgtgagccgtatgagggaccccaggttaggttgaccccggtgtgaaggaccccagagatgggtgaagcactagtgagtggggcaccctgggatgggagaagtacggcaggggaatgcgtgagggatgccatggtgcgtgaagcgcatgggcacACCTCCCGAAGGGGAaggcagtgtgacggagtgccgtcaccatggttgagtatgcactctcactgccataccaacgagcctggctctttgacGTCGcagtcaaagtggcatggttggtgccctgtagacccgggttcgaggccgggtggggtgactgctctcacccttcactACAAGGGTATAGGATCCAAGCTTGGTATAAATATTGCTTGCAATTAGCAGTTCAAATACTGCAGGACGTTTGATCCAGACTGGGTAAAATGCTGGAAGTACGTCACGCTATTATTTCGCATTTTCAAATCAGTGTGTGCTAAATAACCACTGATGCACCAGTTGGGCTGATCCTGTTccctgctcctgtgtgtgtgtgtttctctgtgagagtgtatgtgcatgtgcatgcacacatgtctGTGTACGTGAAAGAGCGTGTGCACAAgtgaatgtctgtgtatgtatgagtcTGTATTTGTGCTTGAGCACCTggatgtgtatatttatttagcattaaCAGTGCAAGCTACAGAGGATGACCATGCAGCACAGCTTTTTTGGTGGAATACTGCTGTGCATGGAGAAAGTCACAGTATAGCCAGAGCACAGTACCTGGTATAGGCCTTGCTCTCCTTCTGCGCTCTCCGGTGTCTCCGATATTGGCTCACTGGCCTGGCGCCCGTACGGCCGGCTCAGTCCATTGGGTGGCTGTGGGGTGTGGCAAAGTGAGAGGTCACTGCTGGATGAGGGCAGCCCTTGTTTGTGATTGGCAGGAGTTGGGCTTCTACGAGAAAGGGTCTCCTTCCTGTGGTGGATCAACTTCCTGTGGTCACAAAGATGGAAAGACAGCCAAGCACCGTGAAATGcacacccagagagagagggagagacaaagacagtCCTTAAGAACGTGCTAAATGGGGAAAAACCATCCATTTAAAATCCTTCATGCAGAGCTCTGTCAAAATATACTTCAAAGTATAAAGAGACACCACTAAAAATACAGACGAGGCCAAATTAGGTGTATATCCATTTCTTATTGAAATTCAGAACAGGGCACCAACTTTCATGGAATTTAAAAGTAAGTCCAACAGGCTCTTTACAATACATGGCCAGCAAACCAAACAGCTCAGTCATGAAAAGTTTCTCCACAGCCAGCTGGTCCTGAACCTCACTAAActaacacacactaacacaaaccAGCTTTGGGTCAGTTCTGCTTCGCAGCTGCTATATAGAATACAAAAAATCAAATCCTCTCTGGAATACCACTGCAAtgcagcacagtacagtatCAGTCTGCCATAGGCTGAAGGACAGTGAGTAAGCACCTGGTACTCAGTGTAGTCATTTATGACAAATAAATGACTACACTGACAGATTGTTTAGTCTAAATTTCTCTACTTCTGCTTaattctttgttttcagttgtatcattttaacattacagttatcattattatttttattactgccAGCAGTAGTAGGACAGTGCTTTGTATAGGCTTTTGCtattaaatacataatgtgCCTTTTACATTCTATATATTATACACTGGCAAAATTTACAAACTTTCAAAAGCATATTGAATTCAACTGAACAGAATGTAATGGAATTTGCAGGggggaaagggacagagagagagagagagagagagagagaaagagagagagagagagactcactgCAGCACATCTCTCTGTTCCAGGTTGTATTTGCCTCCATTCTTCATTGCTGTGTTATGGATGCCCTCAATGGCCCGATCAATTGACTGCAGAACCTCATCCTGCTCAGGAGCCTATTGGGAGAGAATGCCAGCACACATTCAGAATGCGGTGTTGTAGGGGTAATCCACATATTCAAAAACTTGGATTACAGCCTGACAACAACTACAAGAAAATTCTTCAGAAAGGGATGTGGCATGATTCAAACATGATCTGAACTTCAAACATGTCCCCTTCCATTTTTACATGGAGCAGAGATGACCATCACCAAAGACGCTCAGCTGAGAGCAGACTGGACATCACCACAAAGTCTCAGTCACCAAGAACAGTCTGGCTATGTGGCCACAGAATCTCAGTCACCAAAAGCAGACTGGATGTTTGATCACTGCAAGACAGGGTAATACTGCagcattattttcaaaaacatgaaaagctcagggaggagagagaatgcCAACCCCTCTCACACCATGCCTGACTAGCAAAACATCAGCATTATTCTATCAAGTCTGGTGTGATGTAGTGGCATTTTACACACAGTGTTTTACCACATTTACACTAGTAATAACAGAAATTGGCATTTGGCACCCAAATGAAAGAGGAGCACCGCagtgaaaaattattttggcacccaaatgaaaaaataactatATTCGTGGTAAGACAGTGTAAATAAATCCAATCTGCCTGTTTTCCGCCTGCATCAGCACCAGGAGAGTTCTAGAAATCCCTGACCTCCAGATGTGATCTCTGCAGTCAAGTCCGCGCCACCCATCGCATTGGGGATGCGCATGAGCCACTCGCAGCAAAAGGTCGCAAGAATAACTAACGAATTTAGGCTGATTTCATATCGACAGAGAAACATGTTGCCACTTTGGCTGGTTTCGTGGAGTGACGTCAGCATTTTAATTTAGACAGTTCTGCggcctgaaaacaaacaggagagcAAGAGGACCGTATGAGTCAGGACTACGCAGTAGCATAAGTTAATGAGCTATCCAAAGCCCTAAAACAATAACTGTAATAATGCGTCCATAGTACAAATTAAGGGCACAGAATGGATGAATCTCACAGCAAGGTGTGGGGAGAGGGCTTGTTTTGCATCTTTGcgattagctagctagctccaaCTCAGGGCAGGAATATACACAGCTGACAACACAAGATGTTTGCAGGAATGTCCTGTTGAGACACAGAACACCAGTGACGTCAAACTGACATTATGTATCACCCCAGTGCAAAAGTtagaaatagaaaaaatatacattccTGGATTAGTTCTTTGGCTGACTACACTCGAGCTGAAGACAAGGCTTCGATCCACGGCAGTCCGGGGTCACTTTTCCCACTACCACTAACtacagctagctaacgttaagtCGGCTGGCgaacatagctagctagctgttatCCACGTTCGTTTGACAGATGCATAACATATCTGTTTACCTTGATTCTCTCGATGTAGCTTGCAGGTACGTAGCCGGTTTCACCCGAGCTGCAGCGCGATCCAAGCCACCAATGTTGATTACTTCGCTCAAGGATCAGAAAGGTTTCTCCTGCGGCGAAGTGGAGGGAGTTCGGCTCCTTGGATCGGAAAGCGTACAGGGACCGATACATCTCTGATTTTGAGTTGCACCGCTCTTAGCAGGCTAGCCTTCGATGTGCCGGCTCCAATTTCAGGGGCTGTCCAGCTTTTTTCCAGACTGGTATCAGAAATAAAATTGACCTAAAAATGCCCcgtgggtagctagctagcaagctagttttTGATACCATTGCACTTTTTCATGTCGCCGCTTGTCATCCAGTCTATGTGTCCTGTGCAATACTCGACAGGGGGCGCACACGTAAAATAACACACGGGCACGCCCCTTCAACATGCAGGGTTAATAATCGATGACAGAGTGTCTCGCATCTCGCGAGTTGCGCAATCTGTTCCTGGTCCCGCTGTAGGAATGGCTGTGGTGAACTGTGCTCGACTTCTCCTCAGGGGAACGCCGAACAGCCTACGGCTGGGCCCGCTCAGATATCCCGTTGTTACAAGGTATCGATGTTCACTATCATTCTGAGAACAAAAAGGTTTTAACCAAAGGTTTTAGTCTGGTCATTCATTTGCGATCAGGCGAGCTACCTAACTATTCAACGGCTCTTATTCGTCTCGGTGCAAGGAAGGTCGTATTGTAGCTAAACAGCTGAACGTCGCTTTATGTTGATGactgtgaaacattttgcttGGTTCTTACGTGGAGCTAGCTAGGTTGATGGAGATAACATTAATTAGGCCTGTTACATAGTAGATACCTTAGAACGTCTGTCTAATTGGCTAAACAGTTCACATTATTCAAGAATCACACGGAAATTGTCTGTCTAAtggtgtgcatgtatgtaataGTAAGATAACGTTAGTTagcttccaaaaaaaaaatctaaagatCGCTACTCATTAAGTAACGTCCGATGGGATCATGGGAGAGCCAAAATCTCATGGTCTGTTAGCTTTGGGTCGCTGATCTACAGTTCGCGAATAATATTATGTTTGATAAGGCGTACGCAGGTGACTGGATTTGAGAGACTTCAAGGGACACATGCCTGCCATTAGGTAGCTGCATAACGTCGTCGATCGGTTGCTCACGTCTGATGTCAGCATTACGTCGGGATTTCCCAACCATTATCATTTATGTAAAGTAGCCTAGTATTTATACGAAGGGGTGCTATTTGTTAATGCACTGCAGCATTATGTAGTggtagcattacattacattattggcattttgcagtCGGTCTTACCCAGACCAACTTATGCTGgctacagcttttttttaacaatgttatctatttatacagctggatatgcaGCTGGTTATGCagatttactgagacaattgtgggttaagtacgttgccgaagggtacagcagcagtacgcaagtggggaatcaaaccagcaaccttttggttaaaagtCCCtctccttaactactatgctacactgccgcccattacATTTGTAACTGTATTTATATGAAGTGAAGGTCCTGTTTGTAGTTTGTAGTGTATTGTTATGATGATGGCCAGTGCACTGCGTCTGAAATGATTAGGAGCACTTTTGCAGTTAAGAAACAGATAATTTGTGGAGAAAAAGCAACACAGACCAGAAGTCAGT
It contains:
- the LOC118779337 gene encoding NCK-interacting protein with SH3 domain-like, producing the protein MYRSLYAFRSKEPNSLHFAAGETFLILERSNQHWWLGSRCSSGETGYVPASYIERIKAPEQDEVLQSIDRAIEGIHNTAMKNGGKYNLEQRDVLQKLIHHRKETLSRRSPTPANHKQGLPSSSSDLSLCHTPQPPNGLSRPYGRQASEPISETPESAEGEQGLYQVPPQPRRAAPITPPPPEKRRGRPQEPEVTNSRVASAGPGTVPPSSAGPSPSVSSASLDSGSSHSAVSSDVSLPSVASTPPPVPSRAKAPPPPPPAQSCSDSPQPPANPTPPKKGPAPQPQPPPSSQSNSEDQSEEACPLAPPPVSASPSASPSHAADVPMTIGAELIELVRKNTNLSYELSRVAVGVVVGHLQTTLPQAAPALEQVLLSLVESKDLSAGLPQGQVCHDEQRLEVIFGDLARHREDAQQRSWALYEDHALIACYLEELLQILTDADPEVCKRMCRVNQSEPVLSLVSYYQMEHRVSLRLLLLKVFGAMCSLDAALISTLLNSVLPMELARDMQTDTQDHQKMCYSALVLCMIFSMGEQVPYHHYEQLNGAFVNFLLEVIEEGLPSDSTEQLPDLCLNLLLAFNLHLIAPDTNVIMQTLVKKHNVKILTEKILLLLNRGDDPVCMFKHAPPAPHSVLKFLQDIFASRDTAHIFYHTDMMVMIDIAVRQISDLSPGDKLRMEYLSLMHAIIRTTDYLEHRHRLPDLQRALRRILAEEEGDGQEAAARHMDRLIVEQIYKEFPEISLGQQ